The sequence GCTGGTGACCCACCTGCAGTACATCTTCGTCGGCCTCGTGTTGACGACGGTGCCCGTCGTCGGGTGGATGATTCCCCGTCTCGCGGCCCAGTTCGGCGGGCTCGCGGTCCTGCACGCCCTGCTCGGCCTCCAGGCCTACGCGATGCTCGTGTTCGCGCTGACCGGCATCGTCCGCATCTTCCAGGCCAAATACGCGGCGAATCTCTATCGCGACCCCGAGCAGGACATCGACCTGAACGACCTCCACGAGAACATGGGCGCGTGGCGCGGACGCCTCCGCGTCGGCGTCTTCGGCTACGTCCTGTTCTGGCTGGGGGCCTATCTCATCGGCGTCCTGCGCTATCTCCGGCTCTATATCGGTTAGCTCCACGCCTCGCCGCTCGCGAGGTCGACATCGGAATCGAGCTTCGAGGAGGGGCAGATATCTTCGAGCACGCAGTCCCCGCAGTCGGGGTTCCGGGCGTCACACACGGCGCGACCGTGGCTGATAAAGAGATGCGTGAGCTGTTGCCACTCCGACTCGGGGACGACTTCCATCAGGTCGGGTTCGATGGCCTCGGGCGTGGTTTCGGTCGTGAGGCCGAGTCGACGGGCGAGCCGCCGGACGTGCGTGTCGACGACGATGCCCTCGACCACGTCGTGGCCGTGCTGGAGGACGACGTTGGCCGTCTTCCGCCCGACGCCGGGCAGATCGGTGAGCGCCGACATCGTGTCCGGCACCTCGCCGTCGTGCTCCGCGACGAGTTGCTCGCCGATCCCTTTCAGATAGCCCGCCTTGCTGTTGTGGAAGGTGATTCCGTAGATGTCGTCCGCGAGCTCCTCCTCGTCGGCCGCGGCGTAGTCCTCGGGCGACGTGTACGTCTCGAAGAGAGCCTCGGTGATCTCGTTGACCCGCTCGTCGGTACACTGCGCCGAGAGGACGACGGCGACGAGCAGTTCGAGCCGGTTCGAGTAGCGCAACGAGATGGTGGCGTCAGGATACTCCGCGGAGAGGCGGTCGATCACTTCTTCGACCTGTCGCTCGCGCGGTTCCAGTGGCGTTCCCATAGTCGAGCGGTCGGGTGCAGTCCCGTTGAGTCTGTCGACTGGTGGTCGCCCGACATTATTTACCCGCCGCCGCCCTTGTCGCGGCTATGGAGTTGACGCGCCGGGCGTTGCTGGCAACCGGAGCGACGGGCAGCGTCACGGGCTGTCTGTCGACCGGCGGCTCGAACGTCAGATATCCGGAGACGGCGAGCGACGCGGCGCTGGCTGACGCGGATCGGACGGCCGTCGACGCGGGCGGCCCCGAGCAACAGGAGACCCCGACGGCCAACCCGCAACTCGCGACGGAACTCCGGCGCATCTACGGCGAAATCGAATGGTTCGCGACCGACTACGACGAGTCGATCGAGCGGTATCAGCGCGTGCTGGGACAGGCGATGGCGACGGTACAGCGCGTCCGTGACACGGCCGAGTTCGACGCGAACAGTCTGGGCCTGGTACGAGAGAGCGCCGACCGGGCGGTCGCCACCGCGGACACCGAACTCGGCGGGCATTTCGGGATTCCGGGACAGATGCGCGAGGAGGTCGACGCCCATCTGGCGACGATCGAGCGGTTCAGCGACCGCGGCGACCTCGACCGCGTCGACGAGGAACTCACTCGCCTGTACGACTACCTCCGGGGGATCCGGAGCGATCACTTCGTCCGAACCGTCCTGTCGGACCGCCAGATCGACAGCGCGCTGTACCGCGACCTCCACGACGGGACGCCCGACGGAGACGACGATGACGACGACGACGAAGACGAGGCGGCGCCCGGCCTGTTCGAACTCTACCACTCGACGGGCTATGCGGGCTACGCCTACAACGGCCCCCGATACATCGAACGGGAGCCGTTCGGCGACGACGCGAGCGACGAAAACGAAGGCCAAGAACTGCTGGCGCGCCAGCGGCGTGATTTCGGTGCCGCGAGCGAGGCGACCGACCGAACCGGGTTCGCGTACGTCGTGAGTTACGCGGTTCCCAACGTCTCGAACCAGCCGACGGGGCTCGAACCGCTCGACTACCAGCATACGTCGCTGTTCGTGCAGCGATACGCCGACGCCCAGGCGGCGAGCGCCGCGGCCGACACGCTGTTCGAGACGTCAGTCACGCGCGAGGGGACGTACTCGTTCGGCCGCGATCGGTGGCACCGCGTCTACTACCAGGGCGGCGGGGACGTGGTGTACGCCTTCCTGATCCAGGCCGGGCCGTTCGTCGTGGTTGCCGCTCCCTCGGAGACGGCGTGGGAGGAGCGTATCGACTGGACCGAGCCGCTGGACCGAACGTGGCTGTGGAGTCGATAGCGTGACGGCCGGTCCGTCGGCGCGCCGACACGGCGCCCTCATCGTCGGGACGTTCGCTGTCGTCGGCGCAGCACTCGGCGTCGTCGGGTTCGTCACCGCGGGCTGGGCGCGAACGCAGTTCGTGACGGGGGCAACGGGCACGGCGCCAGCGACGTTCGGTCCCGTCTTCGTCGCGCTGTCCGTCTTCCAGACGACGGTCACGCTGTTTCTCGCCGGCCCGGTCGTCGCCGCGCTGCTCGGGCTCCTTTCCGGGTCGCGGTTCGCCGACGAGGCGACGGCCGGCAGCGTCGCCGCCGGCGGCACGCTGCTCGGCTTTTGCTGCATGGCGGGACTCGGGATCCTCGGCCTCTCGGCGCTGTCGGGAGCGGGCACCGAGCAGACGTACGCGCTCGGGAGCGCCGTCGGCCCGCTCTTGCTCGCAAGCGTCGCGACGGCGGCGACTGGCGGCGTCGCGGGTGTCCTCGGATCGCGGTTCGTCCGATAAATCGGCACACATAACTGTCCGCTCCGCCCGGATTCCGATATGTACGGCGAGGCCGTGGCACTCGGCGCGGGCACGGTCCTGAACGCCCTCGCGACGGGCGTCGGATCGGCGTTCGCGCTCGACGCGGAGACACGCGCCCGGGTCGAACTCGACGACACGGGGACCGTCAGCGGCGACATCGTCGAGGCGCCGGACGGCGACACTCGACTAATCCGGCGGTGTGTCGAACGCGTCGTCGAGCGCTTCGGCGACGGACAGGGCGGTCACGTCCGCACCGAAAGCGACGTGCCGATGGCCGCCGGGTTGAAGAGTTCGAGCGCGGCCGCGAACGCGACGGTACTCGCGACGCTCTCGGCGCTCGACGTGTCCGTCGGCGACGACGCAGCCGTGACTCGCGAGGACGCCTGTCGTCTCGGCGTGCAGGCCGCCCGCGACGCCGGCGTCACGATCACCGGAGCGTTCGACGACGCGAGCGCCAGCATGCTCGGGGGCGTCACCGTCACCGACAACACGGCGGACGACCTGCTCGCACGCGACGCCGTCGACTGGGACGTGCTAGTGTGGACGCCGGCGGCGCAGGCGTTCAGCGCCGACGCCGACGTGGAGCGGTGCGAGCGCGTGGCGCCGATGGCGCGTCTCGTCGAGGATCTGGCGCTCGACGGCCGCTACGGCGAAGCGATGACCGTCAACGGACTGGCGTTCGCCGCGGCGCTCGGCTTCCCGACCGATCCAGCCGTCGAGGCGATGCCCCACGCCACGGGCGTGTCGCTCTCGGGGACGGGACCGAGCGTGGTCGCCGTCGGCGACCGGACGGGACTGGAGCGCGTGCGGAACGACTGGAATCAACGGGAGGGCACCACATGGGAGACGACAACACGAACGGACGGCGCACAGGTGATCGAATGACCGACCCCGCCGAGGAGATGTCATTGGAGGAGCTCCGCAACGAGATCGCGGAGATCGATCGGGAGCTCGTCGAACTCATCGCCCGACGCACCTACGTCGCGGGCACCATCGCCGACGTGAAAGCCGAACGCGACCTGCCGACGACCGACGAGTCACAGGAGGCCGCGGTGATGGAGCGGGCGGGCGAGTACGCCGAGCGGTTCGGCGTCGACCCGAACCTCGTGAAGGCGATTTTCCGGTTGCTCATCGAGTTGAACAAGGTGGAGCAGCGGGAGAGCCGCTAGAGCTCTTTCAGACCGAGGCTGTATTCGAGCGCCGAGTCGACATCCGCCATTCGGTCGACGGGAACGGAGCCGATACGGTCCACGATGCGGTGCTCGATAGAGACCGTCCGTATCTGACTGCAGAGGGCGACCGAATCCTCTCGGAGAGGCCACTCGTCGGCCGAAAAAGGCACTTCGAACGGATACAGTTTGTCCCCGCTCGATGTCGTGAACGGAACGACGATCGTCGTCGGAGCGTTCTCGTTCCCGATGTCATTTTGGACGACGAGACACGGACGGGTCCCACGCTGCTCCGATCCTTCCGTGGGATCCAGATCGACAATAACGATGTCTCCGCGTCGAACGTGCATCGGCTACCAGTCCGGTGCTTCACCGAGGTATCGATCGGCCTCTCGGGACACGTCAGACATCTCCTCAGCGAGGGACTCGGACGCCGCTGCGTACTGTCGGTATCCCTCGGCGAGTTCGTCGCGGCTCACGGGTTTTTCGATGGTGATTTTCCCGTCTTCCGCGTGGACGAGTACTTCGTCACCGCCATGGATGTCGAACTTCTCCCGAAGCTCTTTCGGGAGTGTAACCTGCCCCCGTTCCCCGACTTTGCGTTCCTCGCTCCGAGTCATATATATTCATGTCATACTCATACCCAAAGCGGTTTCGGCTCGATCGGCGTGCCTGTGGCAAACCGGCCGAAGGTCCTTATGCGCGCCCGAAGAATCTGGGAGCATGGCGGATCACGAACTCGATGACATCGATCGGGAGATCCTCTACGCGCTACAGGAGGACGCGCGCAACCTCTCGTCCGGGGAGATAGCCGAGCGAACCGACGCCTCATCAAGCACGGTCCGCAAGCGCATCCAGCGACTCGAATCGGACGGGGTCATCAAAGGATACAGCGCCGAGGTCGATTACCAGAAATCCGGCTATCCGCTCCGCATGCTCCTCTTCTGTACGGCCTCCATCGCCGAGCGCGGCGACCTCATCGACGACATCCTCGACATCTCCGGTGTCGTCTCCGTCCAGGAACTGGTCACGGGCGAGCAGAACCTCCTCGTGACCGCCGTCGGCGAGACGGACAACGACATCACGTCAGTGGCACAGGAACTGCTCGACAGGGGGCTGACCGTCGCCGACGAAGTGCTCGTCCGCAGCCACGAGTCGACGCCGTTCGACGACTTCCCCCCGTAGAGAGCTACTGACGGGTGTTTCGGCCCGTAACGCCGGGCGAAAGTGATCTGCAATAACCATAACGTTCTTTCACAATGTATTTTGGGAACATTTTGATCGTATAGAAAGCTATAATTACCATTCTGTTCTACAAAGATGTGACAGAGACCAGTTCGTGTTCGTCGGCAGTGCTCCGACGCCGCGCTGGTCACGCTGGAACCCTGAACGATGGCTGACCAACCACCGAACGACACCGCACGACTCGCCGAGACAGTCGCTCCGACATCGTCGTCCGTTCCCCAACTCGCCACCGCGGCGGTCTGGGCGCTCTTTCTCCTCAGTTCGGGGGTGCTCGCCTTGTCGGTCACCGGTGAGTACGAGTGGGCGATTCCGGGTGTGCTCGTCGTCGACGGGTTGACCACGGTCATGTGGGTCGTGGTCG comes from Haloplanus sp. XH21 and encodes:
- a CDS encoding Lrp/AsnC family transcriptional regulator; its protein translation is MADHELDDIDREILYALQEDARNLSSGEIAERTDASSSTVRKRIQRLESDGVIKGYSAEVDYQKSGYPLRMLLFCTASIAERGDLIDDILDISGVVSVQELVTGEQNLLVTAVGETDNDITSVAQELLDRGLTVADEVLVRSHESTPFDDFPP
- a CDS encoding chorismate mutase — encoded protein: MTDPAEEMSLEELRNEIAEIDRELVELIARRTYVAGTIADVKAERDLPTTDESQEAAVMERAGEYAERFGVDPNLVKAIFRLLIELNKVEQRESR
- a CDS encoding DUF7321 family protein, with product MASEATIATLAGVAVTLSFPFYLYGAWLVLDAEMVTWSVLVTHLQYIFVGLVLTTVPVVGWMIPRLAAQFGGLAVLHALLGLQAYAMLVFALTGIVRIFQAKYAANLYRDPEQDIDLNDLHENMGAWRGRLRVGVFGYVLFWLGAYLIGVLRYLRLYIG
- a CDS encoding type II toxin-antitoxin system PemK/MazF family toxin, which translates into the protein MHVRRGDIVIVDLDPTEGSEQRGTRPCLVVQNDIGNENAPTTIVVPFTTSSGDKLYPFEVPFSADEWPLREDSVALCSQIRTVSIEHRIVDRIGSVPVDRMADVDSALEYSLGLKEL
- the nth gene encoding endonuclease III — encoded protein: MGTPLEPRERQVEEVIDRLSAEYPDATISLRYSNRLELLVAVVLSAQCTDERVNEITEALFETYTSPEDYAAADEEELADDIYGITFHNSKAGYLKGIGEQLVAEHDGEVPDTMSALTDLPGVGRKTANVVLQHGHDVVEGIVVDTHVRRLARRLGLTTETTPEAIEPDLMEVVPESEWQQLTHLFISHGRAVCDARNPDCGDCVLEDICPSSKLDSDVDLASGEAWS
- a CDS encoding shikimate kinase codes for the protein MYGEAVALGAGTVLNALATGVGSAFALDAETRARVELDDTGTVSGDIVEAPDGDTRLIRRCVERVVERFGDGQGGHVRTESDVPMAAGLKSSSAAANATVLATLSALDVSVGDDAAVTREDACRLGVQAARDAGVTITGAFDDASASMLGGVTVTDNTADDLLARDAVDWDVLVWTPAAQAFSADADVERCERVAPMARLVEDLALDGRYGEAMTVNGLAFAAALGFPTDPAVEAMPHATGVSLSGTGPSVVAVGDRTGLERVRNDWNQREGTTWETTTRTDGAQVIE
- a CDS encoding AbrB/MazE/SpoVT family DNA-binding domain-containing protein, whose amino-acid sequence is MTRSEERKVGERGQVTLPKELREKFDIHGGDEVLVHAEDGKITIEKPVSRDELAEGYRQYAAASESLAEEMSDVSREADRYLGEAPDW